A part of Myxococcus landrumus genomic DNA contains:
- a CDS encoding TetR/AcrR family transcriptional regulator, whose amino-acid sequence MAKKQRLTGPQRRAQLLEVGRELFASRGYEATAIEEVAAQAGVSKPIVYEHFGAKEGLYAAIVEQEMDALVQRMSDAIAQGTPRERFEGAVLAFLSYAKEEPAGFAVLTRDSPTSSARRGLTRVIDDLAQRVGDIFQAEFSRAGFNAKVAPVYANALVGMVTQVGVWWAAEGRPISLEHVAKHVAALGWMGLRHLPREPAALGARPKGKTKG is encoded by the coding sequence GTGGCCAAGAAACAGCGTTTGACCGGGCCGCAGCGGCGCGCCCAATTGCTGGAGGTGGGCAGGGAGCTCTTCGCCTCTCGTGGTTACGAAGCGACGGCCATCGAAGAGGTGGCGGCGCAGGCGGGGGTCTCCAAGCCCATCGTCTACGAGCACTTCGGGGCGAAGGAGGGCCTCTACGCGGCCATCGTGGAGCAGGAGATGGACGCGCTGGTGCAGCGCATGTCGGACGCCATCGCGCAGGGCACTCCGCGCGAGCGCTTCGAGGGCGCGGTGCTGGCCTTCCTCTCCTACGCGAAGGAGGAGCCGGCGGGCTTCGCCGTCCTCACGCGAGACTCGCCCACGTCCAGTGCACGGCGCGGCCTCACCCGCGTCATCGACGACCTGGCGCAGAGGGTGGGGGATATCTTCCAGGCGGAGTTCAGCCGCGCGGGCTTCAACGCCAAGGTCGCCCCGGTGTACGCGAACGCACTCGTCGGAATGGTGACGCAGGTGGGGGTGTGGTGGGCGGCGGAGGGCCGTCCCATCTCGCTCGAGCACGTGGCGAAGCACGTGGCGGCGCTGGGGTGGATGGGGCTGCGGCACCTGCCTCGAGAGCCCGCCGCGCTGGGGGCCAGGCCCAAGGGAAAGACCAAGGGCTGA
- a CDS encoding right-handed parallel beta-helix repeat-containing protein, which produces MTTQRRAGGCLSAFGTLVLGLLVACGVETPTSSEEALHLDESVAELVEPPDGRELYFGRCPTAADARGRTLYVSKTGPWTPSEPVGSSANPYRTVGAALSAAQPGNVINVRPGTYAEQLVISPSTTRSGTASAPIVVRGASDWRSRIVPPSNRAVSSLLHVSQPYWIFQSLEVNIQGKAAFAALFERNTYCSQLIDSRMHAGTAGGAVVLSGANNVLIDNSEIYDFSKTDADSHGVVLKNASREIFVLANDIHAMSGDSVQCQTDGNRPAFIFVEYNELHGTGENGVDIKGCDSVFVRHNSMYNFPNLTRYPWQANTSAAEAVVIHEDATNVQIVSNVISHAGRGISVGSTSPLQSPVDILIRNNTISDIFNFAKRGNGQGIRIVQANRVQIRANLVQRTADAGLRLAADEPLSAMGLTVYDNILRDMELFVRLGRVQYRPEMEMDRNRYEGPSGRFTATGLVNNVEFPEWRSKLAPEGLEQNSVRIP; this is translated from the coding sequence ATGACAACTCAGCGAAGAGCGGGTGGGTGTCTTTCAGCGTTCGGCACCCTCGTGCTGGGGCTGCTGGTGGCATGTGGCGTCGAGACGCCAACTTCCTCCGAAGAAGCGCTGCACCTCGACGAATCCGTGGCCGAGCTCGTGGAGCCGCCTGACGGGAGGGAGCTCTACTTTGGCCGCTGTCCGACGGCAGCGGATGCACGGGGCCGCACGCTGTACGTCTCGAAAACGGGGCCATGGACCCCCAGCGAGCCGGTGGGCTCCAGCGCCAATCCGTACAGAACCGTGGGGGCCGCGCTGAGCGCCGCCCAGCCGGGAAACGTCATCAACGTGCGTCCGGGAACCTACGCCGAGCAACTCGTCATCAGCCCGTCGACGACCCGGTCGGGAACCGCCTCTGCCCCCATCGTCGTCCGGGGCGCATCCGACTGGCGGTCCCGCATCGTCCCGCCCAGCAACCGCGCCGTGAGCAGCCTGCTGCACGTGAGTCAGCCCTACTGGATATTCCAATCCCTGGAAGTGAACATCCAGGGCAAGGCTGCATTTGCCGCGCTCTTCGAGCGCAACACCTATTGCTCGCAGTTGATTGACTCCCGGATGCACGCGGGCACCGCCGGTGGTGCGGTCGTCCTCAGCGGTGCCAACAATGTCCTCATCGACAACAGCGAGATCTACGACTTCTCGAAGACGGATGCGGACTCGCATGGGGTCGTGCTCAAGAATGCTTCGCGGGAAATCTTCGTCTTGGCGAATGACATTCATGCGATGTCGGGTGACTCGGTGCAGTGCCAGACGGACGGCAACAGGCCCGCGTTCATCTTTGTCGAGTACAACGAGCTTCATGGCACCGGCGAGAATGGTGTCGACATCAAGGGATGCGACTCAGTCTTTGTACGTCACAACTCGATGTACAACTTCCCCAACCTGACGCGCTATCCCTGGCAGGCGAACACCTCCGCGGCTGAAGCCGTGGTGATTCACGAGGACGCCACGAACGTTCAAATTGTCTCCAACGTCATCTCCCATGCGGGTCGAGGCATCTCGGTGGGAAGCACTTCGCCCCTGCAATCCCCCGTGGATATCCTGATTCGGAACAACACCATCAGCGACATCTTCAACTTCGCGAAGAGGGGGAATGGGCAGGGCATCCGCATCGTCCAGGCCAACCGGGTGCAAATCCGAGCGAACCTGGTGCAACGGACCGCGGACGCCGGGCTGCGGCTGGCCGCGGATGAACCCTTGTCGGCCATGGGGCTCACGGTCTACGACAACATCCTCCGAGACATGGAGCTCTTCGTCCGCCTGGGCCGTGTGCAATACCGCCCCGAGATGGAGATGGACCGCAATCGCTACGAAGGGCCCAGTGGCAGGTTCACGGCCACGGGCCTCGTCAACAATGTGGAGTTCCCGGAGTGGCGCAGCAAGCTGGCGCCCGAAGGACTGGAGCAGAACTCGGTTCGAATCCCCTGA
- a CDS encoding IPT/TIG domain-containing protein produces MSSRCSRFILLVLPLLALACGDSPKGNPPPSPTPPTVREVTPTGGPIAGNTLINVYGSGFEPGAKLYLGSQEALRTVVVNSFRIYGYSPTASTARVDVRVVNPDGSFGVLVGGFIYEGPPTASISQAEVLNGNTEAISGGQPVGVLVRGAITVAGLTRGVGQGGGVRAQVGFAPADSELLKPESYTWEEATYEGDSDSGEADIYKGNVLLQPAIGGESREWVITLRFSIDGGKTWVMADGDGMANGVAANMLRRVFISRPRVDYCKLGPDGNGANPEVFYRPTDATPHKVLGQVYAAGITQGAGAGSGVVAQLGIGPEGTDPRESRDWTWVPAVYKAEHGNNDEWEAELPNPGTVGTYKLAFRFSISANAWRVCDADGVNDSTEGPLTFSMTKLGTLTVGNEAPKPPVGWCKIGEDQKAPEAISYQTTQTAGLKTVYAQVNMAGVTDKVGAGPGLSGQLGWGPANEDPRDSPVWNWGTALVFNKDNFEVNDEWKAVLPNPGQNGSFRYAVRFSANGGPMRVCDGNGTDDGGQAFELDQLGELSVSGTVVVPKVIGYCKMGRSDVNTPETANYATGAVPNHKVRAQVFVHGVTDSQGAGAGVEGQLGWGPVGENPATSAQWNWSTSAVYLDESGNNDQFETTLPNPGAVGSYRFVYRFKVNDGAWMLCDSDGNNGGTLTFDPALMGTVNVIAPQDVTIGWCKLGGEATQPPPSEVYRVGQAAMTVYAQVYMQGVTPGAGAGTGIQGQVGYGPETDAPESASWHWTSTGSSFNRESGNNQSNDEWMAPLPNPSTVGRYKFAFRFNVNGGNYQYCDADGLGTDGFTLAQAGGLEVRPVAVDSCQLVGPATLNATPGGTTPVVRGQVLVTTVTDVIGGAAGAGITAEVGHGPADSNPATASGWLWTAASFAVETEGGAQDAYETALTARATEGTYAVAVRFRYQTGEWAYCDRDGSANGYQTAQASTLTVAAVVPPRVDRCRLGGEVAGPPPSETYALGAQGSRVIAVQVHEAGVTPGDGAGADIVAELGVGPAGMGPGDASWTWVLATHGADTGAGQDDEYRATLPNRVTAGRYRFAYRVRLGTGPYVYCDAHGTTEGGDTFDIAQAGTLVVRDFDSESCQLMTTGPISVGSGGAVTVTGHIHAPGFTTGAGATEGLQVQIGLGNADRNASEASGDFTWKATPYSGEAPEAPDTGEFTTTLHPAYQGSRAVSLRFGTDGTNWKYCDRDGSSVGGYTQDQQLAVTVSQHQELDYCNLQWPFSATGGTTIYGQVNEGGVTPGGGQGAGIVAELGYGNAQQDPGVSGWTWIAAPFNSDSGNNDEYAVTLPALAPGGASYLYRYSLNGGAYCYGDRNDRGGSSNGFQGEDLGTVGAPPP; encoded by the coding sequence ATGTCGTCGCGGTGTTCGCGTTTCATCCTTCTCGTCCTGCCGTTGCTCGCGCTGGCCTGTGGTGATTCCCCGAAGGGAAACCCGCCGCCCTCGCCCACTCCGCCCACCGTGCGCGAAGTCACACCCACGGGTGGCCCCATCGCCGGGAACACGCTCATCAACGTCTACGGCTCGGGGTTCGAGCCGGGCGCGAAGCTCTACCTGGGCAGCCAGGAAGCGCTGCGCACCGTCGTGGTCAACTCCTTCCGCATCTACGGCTACTCGCCCACGGCGAGCACCGCGCGAGTGGACGTCCGGGTGGTGAATCCGGACGGAAGCTTTGGCGTGCTGGTCGGTGGCTTCATCTACGAAGGACCGCCGACCGCGTCCATCAGCCAGGCGGAGGTCCTCAACGGCAACACGGAGGCCATCAGCGGTGGGCAGCCGGTGGGAGTGCTCGTGCGAGGCGCCATCACGGTCGCGGGCCTGACACGAGGCGTGGGCCAGGGCGGCGGCGTGCGAGCGCAGGTGGGCTTCGCGCCCGCGGACTCGGAGCTGCTCAAGCCGGAGAGCTACACGTGGGAAGAAGCCACGTACGAGGGTGACTCCGACAGCGGAGAGGCGGACATCTACAAGGGCAACGTGCTGTTGCAACCCGCCATCGGAGGCGAGAGCCGCGAGTGGGTCATCACCCTGCGCTTCTCCATCGATGGAGGGAAGACCTGGGTGATGGCGGATGGCGACGGCATGGCCAACGGCGTGGCGGCGAACATGCTGCGCCGGGTGTTCATCTCCCGGCCCCGCGTGGACTACTGCAAGCTGGGACCGGATGGGAACGGGGCCAACCCGGAGGTGTTCTACCGTCCCACGGACGCGACGCCGCACAAGGTGCTGGGGCAGGTCTACGCGGCGGGCATCACGCAAGGCGCGGGGGCGGGCTCGGGGGTGGTGGCGCAGTTGGGCATCGGGCCGGAGGGGACGGACCCTCGGGAGTCGCGGGATTGGACGTGGGTGCCCGCGGTCTACAAGGCCGAGCACGGCAACAACGACGAGTGGGAAGCGGAGCTGCCCAACCCGGGCACGGTGGGCACGTACAAGCTCGCCTTCCGCTTCAGCATCAGCGCGAATGCATGGCGCGTCTGCGACGCGGACGGCGTCAACGACAGCACCGAGGGCCCGCTGACGTTCAGCATGACGAAGCTGGGCACGCTCACGGTGGGCAACGAGGCGCCGAAGCCGCCCGTGGGCTGGTGCAAGATTGGCGAGGACCAGAAGGCGCCCGAGGCCATCAGCTACCAGACGACGCAGACCGCGGGGCTGAAGACTGTCTATGCCCAGGTCAACATGGCGGGCGTGACGGACAAGGTGGGCGCGGGGCCTGGGTTGTCGGGCCAGCTCGGCTGGGGTCCGGCGAATGAGGACCCTCGCGACTCTCCGGTGTGGAACTGGGGCACGGCGCTCGTCTTCAACAAGGACAACTTCGAGGTCAATGACGAGTGGAAGGCCGTGCTCCCCAACCCCGGGCAGAACGGCAGCTTCCGCTACGCGGTTCGCTTCAGCGCCAATGGCGGGCCCATGCGCGTCTGCGATGGGAATGGCACGGACGATGGAGGACAGGCGTTCGAGCTGGACCAGTTGGGCGAGCTGTCGGTGTCCGGCACGGTGGTGGTGCCCAAGGTCATCGGCTACTGCAAGATGGGACGGTCAGACGTCAACACGCCGGAGACGGCGAACTACGCGACAGGGGCCGTGCCCAACCACAAGGTCCGCGCACAAGTGTTCGTTCATGGCGTGACGGACAGCCAGGGCGCCGGCGCGGGAGTGGAGGGACAACTGGGCTGGGGGCCCGTGGGTGAGAACCCCGCCACATCGGCCCAGTGGAACTGGTCGACCTCTGCTGTGTACCTAGATGAGTCCGGAAACAACGACCAGTTCGAGACGACCTTGCCCAATCCAGGCGCGGTGGGCAGCTACCGCTTCGTGTACCGGTTCAAGGTGAACGACGGCGCGTGGATGTTGTGCGACTCGGACGGGAACAACGGCGGGACGTTGACCTTCGACCCGGCGTTGATGGGGACCGTCAATGTGATTGCGCCGCAAGATGTCACCATCGGCTGGTGCAAGCTCGGCGGCGAGGCCACTCAACCTCCGCCCAGCGAGGTGTATCGCGTGGGCCAGGCGGCGATGACCGTCTACGCCCAGGTCTACATGCAGGGCGTCACGCCAGGGGCGGGCGCGGGCACGGGGATTCAGGGACAGGTGGGCTACGGCCCCGAGACCGACGCGCCGGAGTCAGCGAGCTGGCACTGGACGTCCACGGGCTCGAGCTTCAATCGGGAGTCTGGCAACAACCAGAGCAATGACGAATGGATGGCGCCGCTGCCCAATCCGAGCACGGTGGGGCGCTACAAGTTCGCGTTCCGCTTCAACGTGAATGGGGGGAACTACCAGTACTGCGACGCGGATGGTCTGGGCACCGACGGCTTCACGCTGGCGCAGGCCGGCGGGTTGGAGGTGAGGCCCGTCGCGGTGGACTCGTGCCAGCTCGTGGGGCCCGCGACGCTCAACGCGACGCCGGGTGGCACCACCCCGGTGGTGCGCGGGCAGGTGTTGGTGACGACGGTGACGGATGTCATCGGCGGCGCGGCGGGCGCGGGCATCACGGCGGAGGTGGGCCATGGGCCTGCTGACTCGAACCCGGCCACGGCTTCGGGCTGGTTGTGGACCGCGGCCAGCTTCGCGGTGGAGACGGAGGGCGGCGCGCAGGATGCCTATGAAACGGCGCTGACGGCTCGGGCAACGGAGGGCACGTATGCGGTAGCGGTGCGCTTCCGATATCAAACCGGAGAGTGGGCGTACTGCGACCGGGATGGGAGCGCCAATGGGTACCAGACGGCACAGGCCTCCACGTTGACGGTGGCGGCCGTTGTGCCTCCGCGAGTGGACAGGTGCCGGCTGGGTGGAGAGGTCGCGGGCCCACCGCCGAGTGAGACGTATGCACTGGGGGCACAGGGCTCGCGGGTCATCGCGGTCCAGGTTCACGAAGCCGGTGTGACGCCGGGCGATGGCGCGGGAGCGGACATCGTCGCCGAGCTGGGCGTCGGGCCGGCTGGGATGGGGCCTGGGGATGCGAGCTGGACGTGGGTCCTCGCGACCCATGGCGCGGACACGGGCGCCGGACAGGATGATGAATATCGGGCGACACTCCCCAACCGGGTGACAGCGGGGCGCTACCGCTTCGCCTATCGCGTGAGGCTGGGAACAGGTCCCTACGTCTACTGCGATGCGCATGGCACCACCGAGGGCGGGGACACCTTCGACATCGCCCAGGCAGGCACCCTGGTCGTGCGGGACTTCGACTCGGAGTCCTGCCAGCTCATGACCACCGGTCCGATTTCGGTGGGCAGCGGTGGCGCTGTCACGGTGACAGGCCACATCCATGCGCCGGGATTCACGACCGGAGCAGGAGCCACCGAGGGGCTTCAGGTCCAGATCGGCCTGGGCAACGCGGACAGGAACGCCTCGGAGGCATCTGGCGACTTCACCTGGAAGGCCACTCCGTACTCGGGCGAAGCCCCGGAAGCGCCCGACACCGGCGAGTTCACGACCACCCTTCATCCCGCCTACCAAGGCAGTCGCGCCGTGAGTCTGCGCTTCGGCACGGATGGTACGAACTGGAAGTACTGCGACCGGGACGGCAGCTCCGTGGGCGGATACACCCAGGACCAGCAGCTCGCGGTCACCGTCAGCCAGCACCAGGAACTCGACTACTGCAACTTGCAGTGGCCCTTCAGCGCGACGGGCGGCACGACCATCTATGGGCAGGTGAACGAAGGCGGGGTCACCCCTGGCGGAGGCCAAGGCGCGGGCATCGTGGCCGAGCTCGGATACGGCAACGCCCAGCAAGACCCGGGCGTCTCCGGGTGGACTTGGATCGCCGCTCCCTTCAATTCCGACAGCGGGAACAACGATGAGTACGCCGTGACCCTCCCGGCGCTCGCCCCAGGGGGGGCCTCATACCTGTACCGGTACTCGTTGAATGGCGGCGCCTACTGCTACGGCGACCGGAACGACCGCGGGGGGAGCAGCAACGGCTTCCAGGGAGAGGACCTCGGAACAGTGGGGGCGCCCCCTCCTTAG